The region TTGTTACCCCGATTCCCAGGCGCTCCAGACTGCTCAGGGTATCCTGCCAGAACAGGTACTCCCCGGTCCGGGCGCTGGGCTCGAAGGCCAATCGCTCAATGGCCGCCCCAAAGCTGTCAAAGGAGGGCAATAGCTTGTCATTGGGGTTTTCCGCCAGACGCGCGTTGGAAGCCCCGACATAGAGCGCCAACAACAGCAGAAATGGCAGCAGCCCCAACAGCCAGCGGGCAACGCGATTGGGTTGTTGGTTGATCAGTCGCTTCATGCTTACCTCAGCGTGAGTGAATTGAGTCCGGCCCTCATTTACAGGTCACCATCGGCGGCCATCTGCATAAAGGTCGGGTTGAAGCGTAGCTTGATGTTCGCCTGATTCCCGTAGACGCCAGCCGGCGTCTCCACACCGATGAACTCGGCATCCGGCGCTCCCTCTCCCAGAAGGCCGTGCCGAAATGAAAACTCGGCCACATACTGCATGGTGGTCTTTATGTCTTCGCTGTTGGTGAACTCAACCGCCGATGACGGACTGTAGAACATGCGGGTTGAGTCGAGTTGCGCTTCGTAGCCCGCAAGATCCGTCCCGGAGGCTTCAGCCATCGCGGTGCGCGCCACTTTGCCGGCATCATCGTCACCACTCATGGTGGCCATGATTTCATACCAGGCGCCAACAAGGGCTTTGCCAAAATCCGGATTGGCCTCAAGCACATCCGTGTGAACCACCATCAGGTCGATGATTTCACCGGGGATCTGGGAGGAATCAAATACCTTGGTGCTGCCCGGCATGCTCACCACTTCATTGAGCAACGGGTTCCAGGTCACCACGGACGTCACATCATCAGAACTGTACGCCGCGACCATATCGGCATCGGACGTATTGATCACCCGCACATCCCGTTCGGTCATATTCACCGACTCCAATGCCCGCGCCAGCAGGTAGTGAGACACACTCAGCTCCACCAGATTGACATTCTGGCCCCGGATATCTTCAAGCCTGCTTTTACCCTTGAGCACCACACCGTCGTTGCCGTTGGAAAAATCGCCCACAATCAGCGCCGTGGAATCCACGCCCCCGGCGGCGGGAATGGTCAGAGCATCCATATTGGTCATGGAGCAGGCGTCGTATTGACCCGCAGTGTATTGGTTGATGGATTCGACATAATCGTTGATCTGTACCACATCGATCTCTATGTCGTACTTGTCGGCCCACTTTTTGATGATGCCTTCGTTAGCACCATAGCCCCAGGGCATCCAACCCACGTAGATGGACCAACAGACGCTGAACTTGTCGCGCTCCTGGGCGGAAGCGGCCAGGGAGAAAAGGCAAAAAAAGGTGACAAGGAAAAACCCGAGGGTTTTTACCTTGCCACAACAGTGGGTCGGAGAGGGAGAGAAAAGCGATGTGATACCTGACATGGTGAACCTCCAGCGGTTACACGGTTTTATGAAAGAGGATTCAATGACGGCAACGCCATTGCGAACCTCCCGGGCTTTTGTCC is a window of Marinimicrobium sp. C6131 DNA encoding:
- a CDS encoding putative urea ABC transporter substrate-binding protein yields the protein MSGITSLFSPSPTHCCGKVKTLGFFLVTFFCLFSLAASAQERDKFSVCWSIYVGWMPWGYGANEGIIKKWADKYDIEIDVVQINDYVESINQYTAGQYDACSMTNMDALTIPAAGGVDSTALIVGDFSNGNDGVVLKGKSRLEDIRGQNVNLVELSVSHYLLARALESVNMTERDVRVINTSDADMVAAYSSDDVTSVVTWNPLLNEVVSMPGSTKVFDSSQIPGEIIDLMVVHTDVLEANPDFGKALVGAWYEIMATMSGDDDAGKVARTAMAEASGTDLAGYEAQLDSTRMFYSPSSAVEFTNSEDIKTTMQYVAEFSFRHGLLGEGAPDAEFIGVETPAGVYGNQANIKLRFNPTFMQMAADGDL